A single Rattus norvegicus strain BN/NHsdMcwi chromosome 5, GRCr8, whole genome shotgun sequence DNA region contains:
- the LOC134487030 gene encoding uncharacterized protein LOC134487030 yields MSPTQVRICCFVSCFLPLLPPLPPPLLLLLSSSSFSPPPPLLFLLFSSSSSSPLPPLPPLPPPLFLLFFLLPSSSSPLLPPLLFLLFLLFFLLSSSSSSPLPPLPPLLPPLLFLLFLLFFLLSSSSSSSSSSSSPLPPPLLFLLFLLSSSSSSSSSSSSSPLPPLLFLLFFLLFFLLFFLLSSSSSSSSSPLPPLLFLLLSSSSSSSSSSPLPPPLLFLLSFFFSSPLPPLLSSSSSSSSSSPLPPLLFLLLFLLLSSSSSLPPLPPPLHFLLLSSSSSLPPLYFLLLSTSSSSPLPPLLSSSSSPLLPLLFLLLFLLFLLSSSSSPLPPPLLFLLFSSSSSSSSSPLPPPLLFLFSSSSPLPPPLLFLLLSSSSSPLLFFLFSSSSSLPLPLPPLPPPSLPPLPPPLLFLLFLFLLFLLLFSSSSSSSSSSSSLPPPPLPPPPLLFLLLLFLIIRIKGPAWLNCLGTQFIAHTVLQLVLPRASHSKVLRIQVHAVLYRCYCWPSDKSLTVPPEQWSLVSKASCSILL; encoded by the coding sequence ATGTCTCCAACACAGGTAAGAATCTGTTGCTTTGTCTcctgctttcttcctcttctccctcctcttcctcctcctctcctcctcctcctctcttcttcctccttctctcctcctcctcctctcctcttcctcctcttctcctcttcctcctcctctcctcttcctcctcttcctcctcttcctcctcccctcttcctcctcttcttcctcctcccctcttcctcctctcctcttcttcctcctctcctcttcctcctcttcctcctcttcttcctcctctcctcttcctcctcctctcctcttcctcctcttcctcctcttcttcctcctctcctcttcctcctcttcctcctcttcttcctcctctcctcttcctcctcttcctcctcttcttcctcctctcctcttcctcctcctctcctcttcctcctcttcctcctctcctcttcctcctcttcttcctcctcttcttcctcctctcctcttcctcctctcctcttcctcctcttcttcctcctcttcttcctcctcttcttcctcctctcctcttcctcctcttcctcctcctctcctcttcctcctctcctcttcctcctcctctcctcttcctcttcctcctcttcctcctctcctcttcctcctcctctcctcttcctcctctcctttttcttctcctctcctctccctcctctcctctcctcttcctcctcctcttcctcctcctctcctcttcctcctcttctcttcctcctcctcttcctcctcctctcctcttcctcttctcttcctcctcttcctcctcctctccacttcctcctcctctcctcttcctcttctcttcctcctctctacttcctcctcctctctacttcctcctcctctcctcttcctcctctcctctcctcttcctcctctcctcttcttcctcttctcttcctcctcctcttcctcctcttcctcctctcctcttcctcctctcctcttcctcctcctctcctcttcctcctcttctcttcctcctcctcttcctcctcctctcctcttcctcctcctctcctcttcctcttctcttcctcctctccacttcctcctcctctcctcttcctcctcctctcctcttcctcctctcctctcctcttcttcctcttctcttcctcctcttctcttcctcttcctcttcctcctcttcctcctccttctcttcctcctcttcctcctcctcttctcttcctcctcttcctcttcctcctcttcctcctcctcttctcttcctcctcctcctcttcctcctcctcctcttctcttcctcctcctcctcttcctcctcctcctctcctcttccttctcctcctctttctcattaTTAGAATCAAAGGTCCTGCTTGGCTgaactgtcttggaactcagttTATAGCTCACACTGTCCTTCAACTTGTGCTCCCCCGTGCGTCACACTCCAAAGTGTTGAGAATACAGGTACATGCTGTATTGTACCGGTGCTACTGCTGGCCTTCAGATAAGTCTTTAACAGTCCCACCAGAGCAATGGTCTCTAGTGTCCAAGGCAAGTTGTTCCATCCTCCTTTGA